The region GGTGCCGAGCGACGTGGTGCGCCTGGCGGCCATGCTCGTGCCCGCCGGCATGACCCAGACAAAGTCGTGCAGCACGGATGGCGCGGAGCGCTACGCCATGCCCTATGGCGCGTCGAAGGGTCTGATAGCGCGCAACGTGCGCAACTACGAGGGCCCGTCGAACATCGCGGACGGCGACAAGGATTATTTCGAGCAGGATACCGTCTTTTATTTGCCGACCGACCGATTGGTGGAGCTTAGATACACCGCCACCGCGTGCGCCTGCCGGCATGACAATCCGAAGAAGCCCACCGAGGACGCCACCCAGATGGCCTGCTGGTACGTGGGCTTCCAGATCGACGGCAAAGACGTGCAGGGCGGCGGCGGCCAGTTCCAGGTAAGCCGCGCATGGCAGCAGGTGCACCTGAACGCCCTGGTGTCATTGCAGGCCGGGTGGCATACCGTGCGCACGAGGAATCATCGCGTCACGTGGGGCGAGAACGTCTATTTCATCTGCCATTCGGATGGCAAGGAGAACTATCCCGGACGCACCTTGGAGGTGTGGGATCGCGGCGTGAACGTCGGCTAAGGAGGTGCGCATGGCTTGGCGCGCATACGTGGTGGACACGATCAGCGGGCAATTGCTGTGCCCGATCGATCTGCCGAATTTCAGCTGGTCGGTCAGCGTGGCCGACTCGTCGCTTTCCACCACGAAGTCGAAGGGCGTGGGCCAGGACGAGACGAGCGGCCTGAAGCTCCCATGGACGGCGGTGCCGGCCGATTCGCCCGGCGAACGCTCCCGGCTCCTCGCGCCCGACCGGCGCAGCATCGCATTGTGCTGGACAAGCCCCCTCGATTCGGAGGATGCCATCGGCACACCAATATTGTGCGGACTGATAGGCCAGAGGAAGGACGGCCCGCTCGATACGGATTTCAGCCTGACAAGCCTGTACGGGCTCCTCGGCGATAGATACTTGGTGCGCGAGGGAGTCTACGGAGCCGCCAATGGCAGCACCAGCACGGATGTCATCAACTTCGGCAATCTATCCCTCCGCGCCATCGCGGCCGAGGCGGGCTGGCTGTGCACCAACGCCAAGCCGGGTGGCGGACTGCCCATCGACTGGCACTACAGGGGCGAGAAGGGCTCGCACCAGCGCGAATACGATTCGTGGGATATCCAGAATCTGAAATGCTCCGACGTGTGGAACAAGATCGCCAACGTGGAAAACGGGCCGGATCTGCAATTGCGGCCGAAACTGTCCGGCGACACGATCCGCTTCGACTTCGTCGCAGGTTCGGACGCGGATCCAGACATACTGCAGGACACCGTTATCGAACTCTCCAGCAGCCCGTATGGCGGGACGTTGGAGAACATCACCATCGACCACTTGGGTGCCGTCAGCCGCGTGTACGCGTCCGGCTCGGGCACAGACAAGGCGCAATTATGCCATCTGTCCGAAGACCTGAGCCTTGTGAATGGAAGTCACGAGCCGTTCCCGCTGCGGGAGATGACCTACAGCGACACCGACGCCGCCGACGCCGGTCTGCTCCGCCAGCAGGCGGACGGCGTGCTCGCCGCGAATCGCGCGCCGCTCATGCAGATCAAGGGCGAACTCCACGCCAACGACATGAGCGCGGACGGCACTCCATTGCATCCGCTCGGCAGTTTCTGGCCCGGCGAGACGATGCGGTTGGACATTCAAGGATTCCCGAGTCTCGCGGACGGCGTGTACGAGTGCCGGCTCATGCAGATGAGCGGCGATCAGACGGACAAGGTGAATCTGATATTCGACGCCATGGATGATCCCATGGTCTGACATTTTGGAGGTGGTCATGTCCTCTCACGTGGAACTGAATCCAGACGATTCGACGCTCGGCCTGAGCCTGGGCATGAAGGCCATGCGCCTCGCCCTGACCCAGAAGACCCACAGAATCGGCACCGTGCGCATCCCCACCCAGGGTGATACGGATGTCATCATTGGCGATGGCGCGCAGGATGGCGCGAATCGCATCGACCAGGATGGCAATCAGCTGCCGCTCGTGGACACGAGCGGCATCGACAAGGCCGCCCAGGACGCGCAGCAGAAGGCGGATGCCGCGGCGGCGAAGGCCGACCAGGTGCGTTCCGACTTGCAAGCTGAAGTGGACAAGGTAAGCGCGAAAGCGGATGACCTGGGCAAGACCGGCGACCAGTTGGCCGGCCAGATCACCGACATCAAAGGCACCGTCAACGGCCAGCAGACGAAACTGACCGAGTTCGGACAGAAGCTCGAAGGAGAGATCACGCGCGGCGACACGACGGTGAAGAGCGTGACCGAGCTGAAGCAGACAGTGAACGGCCTGTCGTCCACGGTGTCGCAGACCACGAAGACCGCTTCGGCGGCTTTGAGCAAGGCCACGAGCGTCGAGCAGACCGCGAACGGGCTGAAGGCCACGATCAGCAAGGATTATCAGACCACGAAGCAGGCCGACGGCAAATACAGCACGAAGGCGGAGTTGTCGGCCACGAGCGATTCGCTGTCCTCGAAGATAACGGAGACGACGAAGACCGCGAACGGCGCGATGGACAAGGCGTCCTCGGTCGAGCAGACCGCCAGCGGCCTGTCCGTGAGGATAACCGAGGCGGCATCCGAAGCCGCATCGGCGGTGCAGACCGCCAACAGCCTCAAAAGCACCGTGGAATCCAACACGGCGAACATCACTCAGGTGGGGAAAACAGCGGACGGCCTCGTCACGCGCACCAGCAGCCTCGAACAGAATCTGAGCGGTTTCAAAAGCGAAGTGTCGCAAACCTACGCCACCAAAACTGATTTCGACAATCTTTCGATTGGCGGGACGAACCTGCTTGCGGACTCGAACCTGATAAAAACATACATAGACCCGTCAACGGGAATGCCATCGGATGCGAACGCCTCCCAGTCCGACGACGATTGGACCGGGGACTCCTGCACCAAAACCCCAATATCCGTATCGCCGTCCACGCAATACACGCTGTCCGCCTACGACGATATGGCGGACGTCACCTTCACTGGGAGGATAAGCCAGCTCGACTCAGACGGGAATCTGATCGGCCTGCTCGTCGATTCGATAACTTTTCCTGGCCCGGATCACGTGACTTTCACGACTGCGGCGAACGCGGCCAGCATCCATGTCGGAATCTATTTAGCTCCGAAATGCAAGTGGAAGTTGGAGAAGGGCGGCAAGCCGACAGATTGGAGTCCCGCGCCGGAGGACTATTCCACAAAGTCATACGTCGACCAGCAGTCCAAGTCGATAGCGTTGGGTGTCGTGCAATCCTACAAGGGCGCGGACGGCAGCGGTCTCGCCACGAAATCCGACATCACCGTGGAGCATGAAAGGATCACCAGCGAGGTTTCCGGCAAGTATGCGACCAAGGATGGCGTGACGGAGGAGATCAGTTCCAAAGTCACGCAGAACAATGAGTCGCTTGATGTCAAGTTCGCCACGAAGGTCGAGAACCAGTCCACGCTGGACGCGGCGAACACCGCACAGTCGAACGCTTCCGACGCCCAATCGCGCGTCGGCACGCTGGAGGACTGCATCAGCCTCACTTCTGCAGGCGTCCGCGCCGGCCATCAGTCGAACGGCGTGTTCGACGGTGTGAGCGCCCTCGTGAACACCGACGGCAGTTTCGACCTGCTGGACAAGGACGGCAACCTGCTCACACGCATCGACCGGCACAGTTTCCAGGTGGCCGGTGACGATGGCGTCGGCTCCGGGCATCTGATCCTGTCGCAGGACGGTCTTGACATCACCGTGCAGCCCACGGCGAACGAGAAGGTCACCTATCATATCCAGCTCGGCGCGGGCGGCATCAGCATCACCGCGCCAGACGGGGCGCATGTCGAATGCTCGGCCCGGACCGGCCTGGATCTGGAGACGGTGAAATACGGCAAACTGTCCATCGGCTCCGGCGGCTTGCAGTTCACCAACGATCAGGGCTGGGGCTTGGCGCTCTCCGCCGCGGGCTGGAGTCTGAAATGGGCGGGGAACCACACGCTCGCCACGGGCCCGACCGCTGGCGCATTGTACATCGACGGACGTCAGATCGTCACAAGATGATTTTTGGAATATGGAGGTAAGTATGGATGATGTCGTCAAGACCGATGGAGTGCTGGATTTGCGTCCGGCGAAGGACAGTCTTGTCTATCAGCTCCTGCGGCTTGGACTGTCTTTCGACCACAAGGACGCGTCCGGCGAGACGTGGACCGACTACCGTCGTGGCGTGATCGTGACTTTCACGGGTCGTGATACGGCGACCGATGTCGTTGTCGCCGACATGGATACCAAGGATTCCAGGACGGTTGCCGTGTCCGACTTGGCGGATGTCACCGAGGTGAAGACCTGGCGCAGTGATGGCGTCGAGGGTTAGGCGTCCTGTTCCCTGATTGTCTGTTTTTTGTTGTTCCCGTCGTTTCAGGCGGGTTTTCTCTTTTTCTAGGAGGTTATGTTGACTCAGATTGATTTCGGTTTCGGCCATCCAAGCGCCGATGGCGTCGCGGACTTGGGTAGCGGACTGGTGCGTGTGGTGCCGACAGGACGTTTCGGGAACGGCAGTCGAAGAGGCTCGACCCATGGGGAAGCCGATGCCGCCGTTTGATCTCTCGAACACGGAATTCTGGGCGTCGCTGCTCGTCGCCTTGGTCGGGGGCGGTGGAGTGGGCGCCATCATCGGCGCGATCTCAAGCCGCCGCAAGGACACTGCCGACATCGCCGCGAAAGCCTGCGACATCCTGACCGATTCCGTCATCAAGCCATTGCGAGAGCAGGTGGAGTCGCAGGAGGAGCAGATACAGCACTTGGAGGTCCAGCAGCGCAAGTATTTCGCGTTGGCGGAGTACACGCGCCGTCTGTTCCATTGGCTTCAGCAGTTCTGCGAGGTCGTCGATCCCGACTTTCTTGAGCGGCATCCGAAACCGCATCTGCCGGACGAGCTGCGCGGCGACATCATGCCTGAATCATTCGGCAAGGAGGGACAATGACGAGGATACGATTTCGTTTCCGCAGGCCGGACGGTCTGACTGACGGCGGCTCATCTCCACGTGGACTGGTGGTCTGCTCGCCGACGAGCCGCGTCGTCCAAAAGGACGAGAGCATCATGCTGCCGTTGCCGTTCGTGGCGCGTCTGCCGGACGACGGGAGCGATCTGCTCGTTTCGTTGCAGCCGACCGGAAGGGACTGGTGCTGGACCATACGCGAGCAGGTCGGCGGTTACACGCACGTGCGGCGAGTGATCGTGCCGGACAGCGTGCAGACGTTGGATTACGCGACGCTTGGAGAGGCGTCGTGGGCTTCGTCCGCAACGGCTGGCGGTCTCGTGCACAGCATGCGGGTGTATTCCGGCGTCATCACGTCGGGCGCGCACGTGCCCGCCGCCGAATTGAAACCGTCCGACAATGTGACGGTCGGCGACACGTGCGTGGATTCGACCGGCAGGGTGTGGATGATAACCGGTCTTGTCGATTCGGACGCGGTGTTCGGCGTGGACACCGGGGTGACGCTCGGCGGCAGGGGCGAGCGTGGCGCGAGTTTCCTCAGCGGCATGGGTAGGCCGTCCGACCTGACGCAAGGCATCGTCGGCGATACTTACATCGATTTGACGACCGGCGACGTGTATCAGCTCCGGCTCTGAATTTTCTCACATCTCATATCTCACAAAATAAAATGATTCGATTTCCAAGGAGGAATTGCGAAAATGGCATGGACTGCGACTGGCGGCAACCTGAAAGGACCGAAGGGCGATCCGGGTACGAATGGCGCGAAGGGGGATGCGGGCACGAGCCTGCACGTCGCCAACATCACCGTCTCAAGCAACAGCGACGTGGCGACGAGCGTGCTCTCGCCATCCGCGCCGATGACGGTAGGAGATCTGATCTCCGACACCAATGGGAACCTGTTCACGGTCACTTCCATCGTCAACGACACGACCGTCCACGTGTCCAACGTGATCGGCGGCGTGAGCTTCAAGGGGCCGAAGGGAGAGAAGGGCGCGGACGGAGCGCCCGGCAAGGACGGTACCGGCGTCACCATCCTCGGCTCATACGCTTCCCTCGAAGCGTTGAAGGCCGAACATGCGACCGGCAATGCAGGCGACGCCTATCTTATCGGAGGCCACCTGTACGTGTGGGATACGGTCGGCGCGGACTGGAAGGACGTCGGCACCATCCAGGGGCCGAAGGGAGATAAGGGCGAACCCGGCATCAACGGCAAGGACGGTACGAACGGCGTGAACGGTCTCGGCTGGACTTATGGCCACGGCGTGCCGTCATTGACTGGGGTGCCGGTTGGCAGCCTGTATCTTGACCTCGATACCGGCAACGTGTACGCCTTCAACGCCTAGGAGGTGGTTGTGAATATGGCATGGTCCAATGTCGGGAATCTCAAAGGCCCCAAGGGTGATGTGGGCGACGCCGAGGGCAGTATCCAGCAGGGCGCGATTGTCTTCGCTTACGATTCCAGTCCAGCGGCAAAAGCGATGCTCGAAAGCGAGGAATGGGTCTTGTTGGGAAATTTCACCGTCTACGTAAACAGTTCGACACATGACATCAGCTTCTATCCGTCGCCGGCTGCTACCGACTCGCGCTGTTTATGCGTGTTCGCGAAGGCGTGATTTGGAGGACCGACAGTGACGCATCTCATGATCGCAATCGTAGCGTACCTGGTATTGCTCGTGCTTATCCTCATGTTCAATCACGGCGCGCATATGCATTTGTGACCACTATTTTCAAGGCCGTCTCCCCGGAGGCGGCCTTCCTTATGCCCGAAGGAGGCAATCATGGCGGAACACGCCAACGAAAAACAAACCACCAATCTTCCCGGATTGACCGGCGAGCGTGTCAAGGCCGGAGTGACCATCGTGGTCACGCTCTACGCTCTGGTCAACGCCGGCCTGTCCTTGGCCGGCATCAATCCGCTGCCTTTCACCAACGAGCAGGTCAGCGCTTCAATCTTCGGTGTCATCGGCATCGCCGGAACCATTTACGGCTGGTGGAAGAACCAGAACATCACCAGCGCGAGCCTTGCTGGCCAGCAGCTCGTGGATGCATTGAAGAAAGAGGGCGTGGTCAATGGCATCAGCGCAGCGAAGAGCGCGGCCTTGAGCGCCGCTTCCGCCGTGGCCAGGACCGAGCCGAAGGACGCCACGGACACCGCCACGGCCACCGCCGACACCACGGAAGCTGACGCTGATCTCGAGCCGGGCGGTACCGTCTGATGACCGGCGCAAGCTTCGCGAAATGGCGCGGCAGCCCGAATCACTACCAGGGGCGCAATGGCCTGCATGTCGACCACATCACCCTGCACATCATGGTCGGCCGATTGGCCGGCACGGACTCGTGCTTCATGCGCTCCAGCTTCCAAGCCGCCAGCCATTACGGGGTCGGCGGCGACGGCAGCGTCTACCAGTGGGTGGACGAGGCGAACGGCTCGTGGGCCGACGCCAACTGGCAATCCGATTGCAGCGGCATCACCATCGAGCATGAGGGCGGAATGGCCGGCGTTCCGGTCACCGACGCGGAGGTCGAGGCCAGCGCCAAGCTGTGCGCCGACATCGCACGCCGATACGGTTGGAAGACCCTCTGGCATGACGCCTCGGGCAATCGCGCCGGGAACATCGTCCTGCATCGAGAGGTGCCAGGCACTGACCACTTCGGCTGTCCCGACAGGTGCGTCAACGCGCTGCCGGTGGACAGGATCATCAAGAGAGCAAACGAATTATTGGGAGGAGACGACATGTCAGCTGAAGACGTGTGGAATTTTCGACAGAATGGTGTCCTGATGCGTGATCGCGTGCAGGGCACGGACGCGGCTGCGAACGCCACGAAGAAGGAGCTTTTCAGGCTTTCGCAGTGGGACAGGAACACCCACGCGTCCGCCTTGGGCAATCTCGTGGTCGAACAGCCGGTGCATGGTGGTGCAAAATTGGGCGACCGTGTGGCCGGCATCGACTCTAAGACCAGCCAGCTCATCACGCAGGTGACGGCTTTGACCGAGGCGGTCAAGACCCTCGCCGAGAGCAAGGGCGCCGACCCCGACCAGATCGCCGCCGCGGTCGAGAAGGCCGTCAAGGCCAAGCTCGACAAGCTCAGGATTACCGTCATGGACGGTTCCGACGAAAAATAAGCGTTGCACCTGTTTCAGGCACAACACTTAACCGTGAGTGATTTTCTGGTGTGAGAAAATTCCCGCATTCGAATGCTTGTGGAAATTTTTGCACCTGTTTTTTTAACACGCGCCCCTCTCTCAGCTGATGCTGGGGGAGGGGCGTTTTCGTGTTTCCGGCGGGTGTATCATACGGAGAAAGCAGAAAAATAGAGTCTACTTTGAGTGACACTCAGGTGGTGGAAACACGAAACTCCAAGCGTGGCAACGCATGTAGAAACCTCATTGCTATAAACCGTGCTTATAACGACACTCAAATTTTCTTAATGTCTTATAGCAAGACGATTTGTGATAGCTTGAGCGGGTTGCATTGTTTATATCAGATGGAGGATTCATGTCCGCTCTCACTTCCGTCTCCGGTTTCCCGCGCATCGGCCAGAACCGCGAGCTGAAGAAGATTATCGAAGCCTATTGGAAGGGTGCCGCCGCGCTTGACGACGTGCGTGCCACCGCCAAGGAACTGCGCGCCAAGCATTGGAAGCTGCAGCAGGCCGCCGGCATCGACCTGATTCCGAGCAACGACTTCAGCTATTACGACCAGATGCTCGACACTGCCATCCTGCTCAACGTCATTCCGCAGCGCTACCAGCGTCTCGCCTTCGAGAACCCGGAAGAGACCCTCTTCGCAATGGGCCGCGGCTATCAGGGCGAGAAGGGCGACGTGACCGCCCTGCCGATGAAGAAGTGGTTCACCACCAACTACCACTACCTGGTGCCGGAAGTCGATGAAGTCACCGACATCAAGCTCAACAGCACCAAGCCGTTCGACGAGTTCAACGAGGCGAAGGCGCTCGGCATCACCACCAAGCCGGTGCTCATCGGCCCGTACACTTTCCTCAAGCTCGCCCGCAACCCGCAAGCCGAAGAACTCGAATACGATAAGGGCCTGATCAACGCGGTCGCCGCCGTCTACGCCGAAGTCGTGGCTAAGTTCGCCGAACTGGGTGCCGAATGGATCCAGATTGACGAACCGTACCTCGTGCTCGACAAGGAACCGGGCGACGTCGAACTGTTCAAGAGCCTATACGCCAAGATCCTGCCCGCACGCGATGGCAAGATCAAGGTGCTGCTCAACACCTACTTCGGCCACATCGCCGACGTGTATGAGACTGTCAACCTGCTCGCCTTCGACGGCATCGGACTCGATCTCAACGAAGGCAAGGATGAGAATCTCGCCGCTGTTGAAAAGTTTGGCGTCGCAGAGAACACCACCATCTTCGCCGGCGTGGTCAACGGCCGCAACATCTGGCGCAACGATTACGCCGTCAGCCTCGGCCTCGTCGACGCGCTGAAGAAGGTCACCGACAGCGTAGCCGTCTCTACCGCAAGCTCCCTGCTGCACGTGCCGTTCAGCACCGAAGGTGAGGACGGTCTCGCCGACGACGTGCGCAAACATTTCGCCTTCGCCGTTGAAAAGCTTGGCGAACTGCACGACATCGCGGTCCTTGCCGACGCCAGCGAAGAAGCCAAGAAGGCATCCGAAGCGTTGGCCGCCAACCAGGCACTGTTCGACGGTACCCGCGTTGCCGCCGACAAGAACGTGGCGGAACGTCTCGCAGCCCTGACCGACGCGGACTTCGTACGCCAGCCGGCACGCGCCGAACGTCAGAAGGCACAGCGCGAGTCGTTGAACCTGCCATTGCTGCCGACCACCACCATCGGATCCTTCCCGCAAACCAAGGAAGTGCGCGCCGAACGCGCTAGGCTGCGCAAGGGTGAGATCACCAAGGCAGAATACGACGAATACATGAAGGCGCAGATTGACGCCTGCATCAAGCATCAGGAGCAGATCGGCCTCGACGTGCTTGTGCATGGCGAATTCGAACGTAACGACATGGTCGAATACTTCGGCCAGAACCTCAACGGTTTCCTGTTCACCAAGAACGCTTGGGTGCAGTCCTACGGCACCCGCTGCGTGAAGCCCCCGATCGTATGGGGCGACGTGTCCCGCGCCAACCCGATCACCGTTGAATGGAGCGCCTACGCTCAGTCCCGCACCAGCCATGTGATGAAGGGCATGCTCACCGGCCCGGTCACCATTCTCAACTGGTCCTGGCCGCGCGAGGACATCACCCACGAGCAGCAGACCCAGCAGCTGGCTCTCGCCATCCGCGACGAAGTGCTTGACCTCGAAGCTGCTGGCATCAAGGTCATCCAGATCGACGAGGCCGCCCTGCGCGAAAAGCTGCCGCTCAGGAAGACCGACTGGCACAAGAAGTACCTCGACTGGGCCATTCCGGCATTCCGACTGGTGCACTCCGCGGTCAAGCCGACCACGCAGATCCACACCCATATGTGCTACTCGGAGTTTAACGACATCATCACCGACATCGACGCTATGGACGCCGACGTGATCTCCTTCGAAGCCTCCCGCGGTGATCTTGTGGTGCTCGACGCCATTCACGACGCCAACTTCGAAACCGAAGCTGGCCCGGGCGTCTACGACATCCACTCGCCGCGCATCCCGTCCGAAGCGGAAATCGAGGAACGCATCTACGAAATCCTCAAGAAGATGGACATCGAAAAGGTGTGGATCAACCCCGACTGCGGTTTGAAGACACGCGGCAACGCCGAAACCTGGCCGAGCCTGGAGAACCTCGTCGCAGCGGCCAAGGCCGTGCGCGCCAAACTCGCCAAGTAAGGCGAAACGTTAGGAACAAGACAACAGCCATGCATTCGCCAATGTTCTCGCTCGAGGTGTTCCCTCCAAAGCGAACCTCCCCTGTGGGTACCATTTACGACACGTTGGATGGCCTGCAGGGGTTGGACCCCGATTTCATTTCCGTCACCTACGGCACCGGCAAATCATCCGACCGTACGCTGACAGCGCGCATCGCCCACACCGTGAGTGAATACGGCATCCCCAGTGTGGCCCATCTGACCGCGCAATATCTGAACAAGGATGACGTCGACCAGGCACTCGACATGTTCGAACAGGCCAAAGTCTCCGGCGTACTCGCCTTGCGTGGCGACCGCATCGACGGTGTCGAACCGGCAGGAGTGTTCGAACATGCCAGCGATCTGGCCGTGTATATCCGCCAGCAGCGTCCGGGCATGAAGATCTACGGCGCCTGCTATCCGGAAAAGCATCCGCAGGCGGCAACACTGGAAGAAGACATCGACAATCTCAAAAAGAAAGTCGACGCCGGCGTGACACACCTGATCTCGCAACTGTTCTACGATAACGAGGACTTCCTAAGATTCCTCGACAAAGCGAGGACTGCAGGCATCGACGTGCCGATCGAAGCGGGCATCATGCCAGTCATGAACGCGAAATCGGTGTTGAACATGTCGAGCAAATGTCAGTCGAAGATTCCCGAAAAACTCGGCATCATGCTCGATAAATGGGGAAGCGACAAGGCTTTGCTTAAAGAGGCGGGTATCGCTTACGCATCCGAGCAGATCTGCGATTTGGTAGCGCGGGGCGTCGACGGTGTGCACCTGTATACGATGAACCATCCATGCGTCAGTCGACGTATTTGGTCCAACGTCAAACCATTCTTCGTCTGATTTCAGGCGATGCAACAAACATCAGGGGCGGTTGCGGGTATTTCGCAACCGCCCCTGGTTTTATACGGTTACTATAGAAACCATGACTTCCATGCAACACAAGTTCGGAGCGCTCGATCTGATTCGAGCAGGGCTGCAAGATCTCGACAAAGCTCGCACATTGTTCGATGAGCTGCACAATGACGGCATTGACGATGACAGAATGCGACTGCTGCTGACAACGCTGGAAAAAGCATGCGATCCTGACGTCGCACTCAGCAACCTGGTGGACATCATCAAAGTGGTGCAAAGCCAAGGTGAGGATTTCACCAACATCATCGCCGATGAGAACTCTTTCATACGACTGATTACCGTGCTTGGCGTATCCGAT is a window of Bifidobacterium catenulatum DSM 16992 = JCM 1194 = LMG 11043 DNA encoding:
- a CDS encoding phage holin, whose product is MAEHANEKQTTNLPGLTGERVKAGVTIVVTLYALVNAGLSLAGINPLPFTNEQVSASIFGVIGIAGTIYGWWKNQNITSASLAGQQLVDALKKEGVVNGISAAKSAALSAASAVARTEPKDATDTATATADTTEADADLEPGGTV
- a CDS encoding peptidoglycan recognition protein family protein, which gives rise to MVGRLAGTDSCFMRSSFQAASHYGVGGDGSVYQWVDEANGSWADANWQSDCSGITIEHEGGMAGVPVTDAEVEASAKLCADIARRYGWKTLWHDASGNRAGNIVLHREVPGTDHFGCPDRCVNALPVDRIIKRANELLGGDDMSAEDVWNFRQNGVLMRDRVQGTDAAANATKKELFRLSQWDRNTHASALGNLVVEQPVHGGAKLGDRVAGIDSKTSQLITQVTALTEAVKTLAESKGADPDQIAAAVEKAVKAKLDKLRITVMDGSDEK
- the metE gene encoding 5-methyltetrahydropteroyltriglutamate--homocysteine S-methyltransferase; this encodes MSALTSVSGFPRIGQNRELKKIIEAYWKGAAALDDVRATAKELRAKHWKLQQAAGIDLIPSNDFSYYDQMLDTAILLNVIPQRYQRLAFENPEETLFAMGRGYQGEKGDVTALPMKKWFTTNYHYLVPEVDEVTDIKLNSTKPFDEFNEAKALGITTKPVLIGPYTFLKLARNPQAEELEYDKGLINAVAAVYAEVVAKFAELGAEWIQIDEPYLVLDKEPGDVELFKSLYAKILPARDGKIKVLLNTYFGHIADVYETVNLLAFDGIGLDLNEGKDENLAAVEKFGVAENTTIFAGVVNGRNIWRNDYAVSLGLVDALKKVTDSVAVSTASSLLHVPFSTEGEDGLADDVRKHFAFAVEKLGELHDIAVLADASEEAKKASEALAANQALFDGTRVAADKNVAERLAALTDADFVRQPARAERQKAQRESLNLPLLPTTTIGSFPQTKEVRAERARLRKGEITKAEYDEYMKAQIDACIKHQEQIGLDVLVHGEFERNDMVEYFGQNLNGFLFTKNAWVQSYGTRCVKPPIVWGDVSRANPITVEWSAYAQSRTSHVMKGMLTGPVTILNWSWPREDITHEQQTQQLALAIRDEVLDLEAAGIKVIQIDEAALREKLPLRKTDWHKKYLDWAIPAFRLVHSAVKPTTQIHTHMCYSEFNDIITDIDAMDADVISFEASRGDLVVLDAIHDANFETEAGPGVYDIHSPRIPSEAEIEERIYEILKKMDIEKVWINPDCGLKTRGNAETWPSLENLVAAAKAVRAKLAK
- the metF gene encoding methylenetetrahydrofolate reductase [NAD(P)H], which encodes MHSPMFSLEVFPPKRTSPVGTIYDTLDGLQGLDPDFISVTYGTGKSSDRTLTARIAHTVSEYGIPSVAHLTAQYLNKDDVDQALDMFEQAKVSGVLALRGDRIDGVEPAGVFEHASDLAVYIRQQRPGMKIYGACYPEKHPQAATLEEDIDNLKKKVDAGVTHLISQLFYDNEDFLRFLDKARTAGIDVPIEAGIMPVMNAKSVLNMSSKCQSKIPEKLGIMLDKWGSDKALLKEAGIAYASEQICDLVARGVDGVHLYTMNHPCVSRRIWSNVKPFFV